From the genome of Mycobacterium dioxanotrophicus, one region includes:
- a CDS encoding ATP-dependent 6-phosphofructokinase has translation MRIGVLTGGGDCPGLNAVIRAVVRTCDVRYGSTVVGFQDGWRGLLEDRRVQLKNDDRNDRLLAKGGTMLGTARVNPDELRAGLPRIKRTLEDNGIDVLIPIGGEGTLTAAHWLSEENVPVVGVPKTIDNDIDCTDVTFGHDTALQVATEAIDRLHSTAESHQRVMLVEVMGRHAGWIALNAGMASGAHMTLIPEHPFDVEEVCRLIKQRFQRGDSHFICVVAEGAKPAEGSMQLRDGGIDEFGHVRFTGVAHQLGVEIEKRIKKEVRTTVLGHVQRGGTPTAYDRVLATLFGVNAADAAHAGEYGMMVSLRGENIERVALADATRRLKLVSQNRYDDAAEFFG, from the coding sequence ATGCGGATCGGAGTCTTGACCGGCGGTGGCGACTGTCCCGGTCTCAACGCGGTGATCCGCGCGGTGGTGCGTACGTGTGATGTTCGGTACGGCTCGACGGTCGTCGGGTTCCAGGACGGGTGGCGAGGTCTGCTGGAAGACCGGCGGGTTCAGCTCAAGAACGACGACCGCAATGATCGGTTGCTCGCCAAGGGCGGCACCATGCTGGGCACCGCGCGGGTGAATCCCGACGAGCTGCGGGCCGGGCTACCCCGAATCAAGCGGACGTTGGAGGACAACGGCATCGACGTGCTGATCCCGATCGGTGGGGAAGGCACGTTGACCGCGGCGCACTGGTTGTCCGAGGAGAACGTCCCGGTGGTGGGCGTGCCCAAGACCATCGACAACGACATCGATTGCACCGACGTCACTTTCGGCCACGACACGGCGCTGCAAGTCGCCACCGAGGCCATCGACCGCCTGCACAGCACCGCCGAATCTCATCAGCGGGTGATGCTCGTCGAGGTGATGGGTCGTCACGCCGGGTGGATCGCACTGAATGCCGGCATGGCCTCCGGTGCGCACATGACGCTGATCCCCGAGCATCCCTTCGATGTCGAAGAGGTCTGCCGGTTGATCAAACAGCGCTTTCAGCGCGGTGATTCGCACTTCATCTGCGTCGTCGCCGAGGGTGCCAAGCCCGCCGAGGGGTCGATGCAGCTGCGCGACGGCGGTATCGACGAGTTCGGCCATGTCCGGTTCACCGGCGTTGCCCACCAGCTCGGCGTCGAGATCGAGAAGCGGATCAAGAAGGAAGTGCGCACCACGGTGCTCGGTCACGTGCAGCGCGGCGGGACGCCGACGGCCTACGACCGGGTGCTGGCCACCCTGTTCGGGGTCAACGCCGCCGACGCCGCGCATGCCGGCGAGTACGGGATGATGGTGTCGCTGCGGGGCGAGAACATCGAGCGGGTGGCATTGGCCGACGCCACCCGCAGGCTGAAGCTGGTGTCGCAGAACCGGTATGACGACGCCGCCGA